In the Helicobacter typhlonius genome, one interval contains:
- the aroC gene encoding chorismate synthase, producing the protein MNTFGVAFRVSTFGESHGKGIGCVIDGVPAGLAIDEAFLESAMRERAPGKNIYATARKEPDKVEILSGVFEGASTGTPIGLWVANTATKSSDYENIKDIFRPGHADFTYFKKYGVRDYRGGGRSSARESVARVAAGAIAQMLLRECGISVESGICAIGDIVAKEYDFSHARQSEIFALDKECEEAQKTLIASAKNAHNSIGGVTLIRACRLPAGLGEPLYHRLDGALADALMGLNAVKAVEIGDGVRSSTQYGNEHNDEMSAQGFTTNHSGGILGGISNGNTLVIKVHFKPTPSIFIPQHTLNTQNEEQICHIKGRHDPCVAVRGSVVAKAMVSLVLADMLLLHTTSQLTFIKKVYECL; encoded by the coding sequence ATGAATACCTTTGGCGTGGCATTTCGTGTAAGCACTTTTGGAGAATCTCACGGCAAAGGCATAGGCTGTGTGATTGATGGAGTTCCTGCTGGGTTAGCCATTGATGAAGCATTTTTAGAATCTGCTATGCGTGAGCGTGCACCCGGAAAAAATATCTATGCCACAGCGCGTAAGGAACCTGACAAAGTAGAGATTCTAAGTGGTGTATTTGAGGGAGCAAGCACTGGCACACCTATTGGACTATGGGTGGCAAACACAGCGACAAAAAGTAGTGATTATGAGAATATCAAAGATATTTTTCGTCCCGGACACGCAGACTTTACCTATTTTAAAAAATATGGTGTGAGGGATTATCGCGGTGGAGGGCGCAGCTCGGCGCGAGAGAGTGTAGCAAGAGTAGCAGCAGGTGCAATCGCGCAAATGCTTTTAAGAGAATGTGGGATAAGCGTTGAAAGTGGTATCTGCGCCATTGGCGATATTGTGGCAAAAGAGTATGATTTTTCACACGCGAGACAGAGTGAGATTTTCGCGCTTGACAAAGAATGCGAGGAAGCGCAAAAGACACTTATTGCAAGTGCAAAAAACGCTCACAATAGTATAGGTGGTGTGACACTTATCCGCGCGTGCAGACTTCCTGCTGGATTAGGAGAGCCACTCTATCATCGCCTTGATGGTGCATTAGCAGATGCGCTTATGGGATTGAATGCAGTCAAGGCTGTTGAAATTGGTGATGGTGTGCGTTCAAGCACACAATATGGCAATGAACATAATGATGAGATGAGCGCACAAGGATTCACAACCAATCATAGCGGGGGCATTTTGGGTGGTATAAGCAATGGCAATACACTCGTGATAAAAGTCCATTTCAAGCCAACGCCAAGCATTTTTATCCCACAACACACGCTTAACACACAAAATGAGGAGCAAATATGTCATATCAAAGGACGGCACGACCCTTGCGTGGCGGTGCGTGGAAGTGTGGTCGCTAAGGCTATGGTCTCGCTCGTGTTAGCAGATATGCTCCTTTTGCATACAACTTCACAACTCACATTTATCAAAAAAGTATATGAATGTTTATAG
- the fur gene encoding ferric iron uptake transcriptional regulator, with protein MNANHRIETLDSILERLRTSIKKNELKNSKQREEIISVLYKSGTHLSPEEITNVIKTKDKNASISSVYRILSFLEKEHFITALEADKSGRRYEIAAKEHHDHIICLTCGDIVEFVDSDIERLQVEIAKQFGAHLVSHDMRLFVKCSKCQGL; from the coding sequence ATGAATGCTAATCACCGCATAGAAACTTTGGATTCTATACTTGAACGTTTGCGCACTTCCATAAAGAAAAATGAACTTAAAAACTCCAAACAGCGTGAGGAGATTATTTCTGTACTTTATAAGAGTGGCACACACTTAAGCCCAGAGGAGATTACAAATGTCATCAAAACAAAGGATAAAAATGCGAGCATCTCATCGGTGTATAGAATCCTGAGTTTCCTTGAGAAAGAGCATTTCATTACCGCGCTTGAAGCCGATAAGAGTGGCAGACGTTATGAAATCGCAGCAAAAGAACATCACGACCATATCATTTGCCTCACTTGTGGCGATATTGTGGAGTTTGTCGATAGTGATATTGAGCGATTGCAGGTAGAGATAGCAAAGCAGTTTGGCGCGCATCTTGTCAGTCACGATATGCGCCTTTTTGTGAAATGCTCTAAATGTCAGGGATTATAA
- the prfB gene encoding peptide chain release factor 2, with protein sequence MDSYEYGELLKSLHIKCENIAKILNPADLQKELERIEAIQSDEAFWNDAQKATEVAKQKRKIERILGSFNAVKQELDDAQELYEIATSEVDSSTLELLFESAPSLQEHIQKSEIDVMLSDESDSANAIITIQPGAGGTESQDWASMLYRMYLRWSERRGFKVELLDLQDGEEAGIKGVAFIIKGENAYGYAKCENGVHRLVRISPFDANAKRHTSFVSVQVSPELDDDIQIEIEDKDIRIDTYRASGAGGQHVNKTESAIRITHFPTGIVVQCQNDRSQHKNKATAMKMLKSKLYELERQKMSEGSNNSEKSEIGWGHQIRSYVLAPYQQVKDLRSNFATSDTNGVLDGDIDALIESVLVHTNIKDKGE encoded by the coding sequence ATGGATTCTTATGAATATGGCGAATTACTCAAGAGTTTGCATATAAAATGCGAGAATATCGCAAAGATTCTGAATCCTGCGGATTTGCAAAAAGAGCTTGAGAGGATTGAAGCCATTCAAAGTGATGAGGCATTTTGGAATGATGCGCAAAAAGCCACAGAGGTGGCGAAGCAAAAGCGCAAGATTGAAAGAATCTTGGGTAGTTTTAATGCAGTGAAACAAGAGCTTGATGATGCACAAGAACTCTATGAAATAGCCACAAGCGAGGTGGATTCTAGCACTTTGGAGCTCCTTTTTGAATCTGCTCCCTCCCTGCAGGAGCATATCCAAAAGAGTGAAATTGATGTTATGCTTAGTGACGAGAGTGATAGCGCGAATGCCATTATCACGATTCAACCCGGAGCGGGTGGGACAGAGTCGCAGGATTGGGCGAGTATGTTGTATCGTATGTATTTACGTTGGAGTGAGCGCAGGGGATTTAAGGTAGAGTTGCTAGACTTGCAAGATGGTGAGGAAGCGGGAATTAAGGGTGTAGCGTTTATCATCAAGGGTGAAAATGCCTATGGCTATGCAAAATGCGAAAATGGTGTGCATAGGCTCGTGAGAATTTCACCCTTTGATGCTAATGCCAAGCGACACACAAGCTTTGTGAGTGTGCAGGTAAGCCCAGAGCTTGATGATGATATACAGATTGAAATTGAGGATAAGGATATACGCATTGATACCTACCGCGCGAGTGGTGCGGGCGGACAGCACGTCAATAAAACAGAATCTGCGATTAGAATCACGCACTTCCCCACAGGCATAGTCGTGCAATGCCAAAATGATAGAAGTCAGCACAAAAATAAAGCCACCGCAATGAAAATGCTTAAATCTAAGCTCTATGAGTTAGAGAGGCAAAAAATGAGTGAGGGGAGCAATAATAGCGAGAAAAGTGAGATTGGCTGGGGACATCAAATTAGAAGCTATGTCCTCGCTCCCTATCAGCAGGTTAAAGATTTGCGCTCCAACTTTGCCACGAGCGATACAAATGGCGTGCTAGATGGGGATATAGACGCGCTTATAGAATCTGTTTTGGTGCATACAAATATTAAAGATAAAGGCGAGTAG
- a CDS encoding methyl-accepting chemotaxis protein, whose amino-acid sequence MFGSSKATQQQIMERDAQIASLTKELEAYKMLVGFSQAEAIVGLKGGEIVYKNNIAQDFKGLDCVVKQLNEEAKTVHCNRDEYSVVSSRFEDVVYYSILPLKILTDTSTGTNLFEVYTKSLKEGITGTQESLQNVLKESGEVAEYSTNAAQSADDGLDMSKKALEEIEVLYEKMQIASDLVDSLTQRSNEITSVISLIDDIAEQTNLLALNAAIEAARAGEHGRGFAVVADEVRKLAEKTQKATKEIAVVVKSMQQEANDIQTSTEETNEATGNVRDGVVKLHSIVNNLKIGSLITKNSTFNLSNRIFCVLAKLDHVVYKNNLYSYIFGLSNSFNCVDHRNCRLGKWYFEGDGKTTFSNTQGYKILDAFHAGVHTEAISLAQTFADQSQPCPKTLIDSKIVAMEKSSDGVMQAIFDMYIEKHDEIAHEIKKLETQLLQDISAPISQENQEQA is encoded by the coding sequence ATGTTTGGTTCTAGCAAGGCAACGCAACAACAAATAATGGAAAGAGATGCGCAAATAGCGTCTCTTACAAAAGAGCTTGAAGCTTATAAAATGCTCGTAGGTTTCTCTCAAGCAGAAGCTATCGTGGGGCTTAAGGGTGGTGAGATAGTGTATAAAAATAATATTGCACAAGACTTTAAGGGGCTTGATTGTGTCGTCAAGCAACTCAATGAAGAAGCCAAAACCGTGCATTGCAATCGTGATGAATATAGTGTGGTAAGCTCACGTTTCGAAGATGTTGTGTATTACTCTATTCTGCCACTTAAGATTCTCACCGATACAAGCACGGGCACAAATCTCTTTGAAGTCTATACAAAAAGCCTTAAAGAAGGGATTACAGGCACTCAAGAATCGTTGCAAAATGTTCTTAAAGAATCTGGCGAAGTAGCAGAATATTCTACAAATGCGGCACAATCAGCTGATGATGGCTTAGATATGAGTAAAAAGGCATTAGAAGAAATTGAAGTTTTGTATGAAAAAATGCAAATCGCTTCTGATTTGGTGGATTCACTCACACAAAGAAGCAATGAAATTACAAGCGTAATCTCGCTTATTGATGATATTGCGGAACAAACAAACCTCCTTGCGCTCAATGCAGCTATTGAAGCAGCGAGAGCTGGGGAGCACGGACGAGGCTTTGCCGTGGTCGCTGATGAGGTGCGAAAACTCGCCGAAAAAACACAAAAGGCTACAAAAGAAATAGCAGTTGTTGTAAAATCAATGCAACAAGAGGCAAATGATATTCAAACAAGCACAGAAGAGACAAATGAGGCTACTGGTAATGTGCGTGATGGCGTGGTAAAACTCCACTCTATTGTGAATAACCTCAAAATAGGTAGTCTCATCACCAAAAATAGCACATTCAACCTCAGCAATAGAATCTTCTGTGTGTTGGCAAAGCTTGACCACGTGGTATATAAGAACAATCTTTACTCTTACATATTTGGCTTAAGCAATAGCTTTAACTGCGTAGATCATCGCAACTGCCGCTTAGGTAAGTGGTATTTTGAAGGCGATGGTAAGACTACATTCTCTAATACTCAAGGCTACAAAATTCTTGATGCTTTCCACGCTGGTGTGCATACTGAAGCAATCTCCTTAGCACAAACATTTGCCGACCAATCACAGCCTTGCCCCAAAACGCTTATAGATTCTAAAATCGTTGCAATGGAAAAAAGCTCTGATGGCGTAATGCAGGCGATCTTTGATATGTATATAGAAAAGCACGATGAAATAGCGCACGAGATTAAAAAGCTAGAGACACAACTCCTGCAGGATATATCTGCGCCAATCTCACAAGAGAACCAAGAACAGGCATAA
- the xseB gene encoding exodeoxyribonuclease VII small subunit encodes MSSKKQSKAKPTLLSAEPNSQADLQYTDDISTDSESTQNKEPEDIEELLEKARLILTKLNSQEITLKESLALYEKGMQSLKSAQEVLEQAKLRYQEFKD; translated from the coding sequence ATGTCAAGCAAAAAGCAAAGTAAAGCAAAACCTACACTTTTAAGTGCAGAGCCTAACTCTCAAGCAGATTTACAATATACAGATGATATAAGCACAGATTCAGAATCTACACAAAATAAAGAGCCCGAGGACATTGAGGAGTTACTCGAAAAAGCAAGGCTTATTCTCACTAAGCTCAATTCGCAAGAAATTACACTTAAAGAATCTCTCGCTCTATATGAAAAAGGTATGCAAAGTCTAAAAAGTGCGCAAGAAGTTTTAGAGCAAGCAAAATTACGCTATCAAGAGTTTAAAGACTAG
- the gatA gene encoding Asp-tRNA(Asn)/Glu-tRNA(Gln) amidotransferase subunit GatA: MITLKNALTKSEGELKEIKQDLIKKIKDNIELNAYIGNVQESGSGVPILIKDNINVKGWEITCASRILKGYISPYDAQVITKIHQNKMCAFGRANMDEFAMGSTSESSCYGRVKNPFDTSRVPGGSSGGSAAAVAAGIAIASLGSDTGGSIRQPAGFCGCVGLKPSYGRVSRYGLVAYSSSLDQIGPITQNVEDAALLIDAISGYDERDSTSVKLPTLSTFMNLDSNKRYKIAVLKDFLKDATQEVQEAYEKTIKILESMGHTIIEKSMLDTRYHISTYYIICTAEASSNLARFDGVRYGTRAQSENLKDMYYNTRSAYFGEEVKRRILLGSFVLSSGYYDAYYLKAQQVRKKICAEYEEIFNECDVILLPIAPSVAPKFGATHSPLEMYLSDIYTIGVNLAGLPAICMPVDKDSNGLSIGMQLIGAKFAEQTILNAAYGLEKELA; encoded by the coding sequence ATGATAACACTCAAAAATGCGCTTACTAAAAGCGAGGGCGAACTCAAAGAAATCAAACAAGACCTTATCAAAAAAATAAAGGATAATATCGAGCTAAATGCCTATATCGGTAATGTGCAAGAGAGCGGAAGTGGTGTGCCAATCCTTATCAAAGATAATATCAATGTCAAGGGCTGGGAAATTACTTGCGCAAGTAGGATTCTAAAGGGCTATATCTCTCCTTATGATGCGCAAGTAATTACAAAGATTCATCAAAATAAGATGTGTGCCTTTGGACGCGCAAATATGGACGAATTTGCAATGGGTAGCACAAGCGAATCAAGCTGTTATGGTAGAGTGAAAAATCCCTTTGATACTTCGCGTGTGCCCGGTGGGAGCAGCGGAGGTAGTGCGGCGGCGGTGGCTGCTGGAATAGCTATTGCCTCGCTAGGGAGTGATACAGGTGGCTCAATACGGCAACCTGCAGGATTTTGTGGCTGTGTGGGGCTAAAACCTAGCTATGGTAGGGTAAGTCGCTATGGTTTGGTGGCATATAGCTCAAGCCTTGACCAAATAGGACCGATTACGCAAAATGTCGAGGACGCCGCACTTTTGATAGACGCGATAAGCGGATATGATGAACGAGATTCTACAAGTGTGAAACTCCCTACCCTTAGCACTTTTATGAATCTTGATAGTAACAAACGATACAAAATCGCTGTGCTAAAAGACTTTTTAAAAGACGCAACACAAGAGGTGCAAGAAGCCTATGAGAAAACAATTAAGATTTTAGAATCTATGGGGCATACAATCATTGAAAAATCTATGCTTGATACGCGCTATCACATCTCTACTTATTACATCATCTGCACTGCGGAGGCAAGCTCAAATCTTGCGCGTTTTGATGGTGTGCGCTATGGCACAAGGGCGCAAAGTGAAAATCTCAAGGATATGTATTACAACACGCGCAGTGCGTATTTTGGTGAGGAAGTCAAAAGGCGTATTTTACTTGGAAGCTTTGTTTTGAGTAGTGGATATTATGATGCCTACTATCTCAAGGCGCAACAAGTGCGGAAAAAAATCTGCGCGGAGTATGAGGAGATTTTCAATGAATGCGATGTGATTTTGCTCCCTATTGCGCCCTCTGTTGCTCCTAAATTTGGCGCGACCCATTCCCCACTTGAAATGTATTTAAGTGATATTTATACCATTGGTGTGAATCTTGCCGGACTCCCTGCTATATGTATGCCCGTGGATAAAGATAGCAATGGCTTAAGTATTGGTATGCAGCTTATAGGAGCGAAATTTGCCGAACAGACAATCCTTAATGCCGCCTATGGATTAGAAAAAGAACTCGCATAA
- the rnhA gene encoding ribonuclease HI: MKQVTLYCDGSSLGNPGAGGWCGILRFREKQKILRGGEPHTTNNRMELLAVVESLKALKEPCIVNLYSDSSYVCNGINEWLKKWQANAFKDVKNPDLWQSYLQVSAPHKVIAHWVKGHAGIADNELCDSLARESAREFLSKGENNA, from the coding sequence ATGAAGCAAGTTACCCTTTATTGTGATGGTAGCTCGCTTGGGAATCCCGGTGCTGGCGGCTGGTGTGGCATCTTGCGCTTTAGGGAGAAGCAGAAGATTCTAAGAGGTGGCGAACCTCACACGACAAACAATCGTATGGAACTTTTAGCCGTGGTAGAATCCTTAAAAGCACTCAAAGAACCTTGCATAGTAAATCTTTACAGCGACTCCTCCTATGTATGCAATGGTATCAATGAATGGCTCAAAAAATGGCAAGCAAATGCGTTTAAAGATGTCAAAAATCCCGACTTGTGGCAGAGCTATTTGCAAGTATCCGCCCCGCACAAGGTCATAGCCCACTGGGTAAAAGGACACGCAGGAATAGCTGACAATGAGCTATGTGATAGCTTGGCAAGAGAATCTGCAAGAGAGTTTTTATCCAAAGGAGAGAATAATGCTTAA
- the fliR gene encoding flagellar biosynthetic protein FliR, with product MELVAYITQPYNVAVFLLLLARFGGVFAFFPFFDNQLISINVRAAMVFFMSVAFFPLASASLPDMTMVEFLIAALFEVMLGFIASICLQIVFAMLSFGGELISFTMGLTMASAYDPVSGTQKPIIAQLIAILGLLIALSLDFHHTIFLIISHSLNATPLGSFVFEPKSVAYFVKAFGNVFAVGFSMAFPVLAIILFSDVIFGMIMKTHPQFNLLAIGFPVKIAIAFVVLILTISTIIYTFKNELREAFIAVGKLFFGQ from the coding sequence ATGGAGCTTGTCGCTTACATTACTCAACCATATAATGTCGCGGTTTTTTTGCTTTTACTCGCACGTTTTGGCGGAGTGTTTGCGTTTTTTCCCTTTTTTGATAATCAACTCATTAGCATTAATGTCCGTGCGGCAATGGTGTTTTTTATGAGCGTGGCGTTTTTTCCTTTAGCAAGTGCTAGTTTGCCAGATATGACTATGGTTGAGTTTCTTATTGCGGCTCTGTTTGAGGTAATGCTAGGCTTCATCGCCTCTATTTGTTTGCAAATCGTATTTGCTATGCTTAGTTTTGGTGGGGAGCTTATTAGCTTCACTATGGGGCTTACAATGGCAAGTGCTTATGATCCTGTGAGTGGGACACAGAAGCCTATTATTGCGCAACTCATTGCAATTTTGGGCTTGTTGATTGCTTTGAGTCTTGATTTTCATCATACGATTTTTCTTATTATATCGCATAGCCTTAATGCCACGCCACTTGGAAGCTTTGTCTTTGAACCAAAAAGCGTGGCGTATTTTGTAAAGGCTTTTGGCAATGTCTTTGCGGTGGGATTCTCTATGGCTTTTCCTGTTTTAGCCATTATTTTATTTTCTGATGTTATTTTTGGTATGATTATGAAAACTCATCCGCAGTTCAATCTCCTAGCTATCGGCTTTCCTGTGAAAATCGCTATTGCATTTGTCGTGCTAATTCTTACGATTTCTACGATTATTTATACCTTTAAAAACGAGTTAAGAGAGGCATTTATAGCTGTAGGTAAATTATTTTTCGGGCAGTAG
- a CDS encoding transglycosylase domain-containing protein: MWQRIRYSFFVIFVIVSAGACGYLVNLFYEVETEISKIKNYQFALASQIVDRKDRLIANVFTDENFRFYATFDEIPPRVIESLLAVEDTLFFEHIGINPDAISRAMLKNIKNMRYVEGGSTLTQQLIKNIALSPEKTLKRKLTEAMLAIHIERHLSKEKILELYLNRISFGHGYHGIKTAAFGYFHKSLNELTLKEICMLVGLPKAPSFYDPTKNKNFSMARANDIIDRLYDIGWISKEEQQTALKETPDVFNETLTQNIAPYVVDEVLRELSHIKDLKTGGYHIKLNIDLDYQLAAQEALIYGYTEINKRLVERYPKTFDGDLSNDTLNGAIVVTDTHNSKILALVGGVDYVKNKFNRATQAKRQLGSSIKPFIYQTAFDRGDSPATFVPDVPRKFNTKGANEAAADTTEEREGKVWRPSNYTTKFNGFMTLKDALRTSSNLATINLVDQNIGFNSLYQSLQHDGFENIPDNMSIVLGSFELSPLEVAKQYSMFSNYGTILKPTLIQATINRSGENVYSSPTESSHITTAAQAFLTIDILRDVVNRGTGSRARIVGLEVAGKTGTSNRNVDAWFCGFTPDIQAIVWYGRDDNTPIGPNESGGIVAPPAFAYFFSKVLTFDPGITRRFKVPEGVRQKTLDYGDFYYTDNSPIPTKTPIVNLDEDILF, encoded by the coding sequence ATGTGGCAGAGGATAAGATATAGTTTTTTTGTGATTTTTGTCATAGTAAGCGCGGGTGCCTGTGGCTACCTCGTCAATCTTTTTTACGAAGTGGAGACAGAGATAAGCAAAATCAAAAATTATCAATTCGCCCTTGCCTCACAGATTGTAGATAGAAAAGACAGGCTCATCGCTAATGTCTTTACCGATGAAAATTTTAGATTCTATGCGACTTTTGATGAAATCCCACCACGCGTTATAGAATCTCTTTTGGCAGTAGAGGATACGCTCTTTTTTGAGCATATCGGTATCAATCCCGATGCTATCTCACGTGCTATGCTTAAAAATATTAAGAATATGCGCTATGTCGAAGGTGGCAGCACACTCACACAACAGCTTATCAAAAATATTGCATTAAGCCCAGAAAAAACCCTCAAACGCAAACTCACAGAGGCAATGCTTGCTATCCATATCGAGCGGCATTTGAGCAAAGAGAAGATTCTGGAGCTTTATCTTAATCGTATTTCGTTTGGGCACGGTTATCACGGCATTAAGACTGCGGCATTTGGGTATTTTCACAAATCCCTAAATGAGCTTACTCTCAAAGAGATTTGTATGCTCGTAGGACTACCTAAAGCCCCTAGCTTCTATGACCCCACAAAAAATAAAAACTTCTCAATGGCAAGAGCAAACGATATTATTGATAGACTTTATGACATTGGATGGATTTCAAAAGAGGAACAGCAAACTGCGCTGAAAGAAACTCCGGATGTATTTAACGAGACATTGACGCAAAATATCGCTCCCTATGTAGTTGATGAAGTTCTGCGTGAGTTATCTCACATCAAGGATCTCAAAACCGGCGGGTACCATATCAAGCTCAACATTGATCTCGACTATCAATTAGCCGCACAGGAAGCCCTCATTTATGGTTATACAGAAATTAACAAACGACTCGTGGAACGTTACCCGAAAACTTTTGATGGCGATTTGAGCAATGATACCTTAAATGGTGCCATAGTTGTTACCGATACACATAATAGCAAGATTCTAGCACTAGTTGGCGGAGTGGATTATGTGAAAAATAAATTTAATCGTGCCACTCAAGCCAAAAGACAACTTGGCAGCTCTATAAAGCCATTTATCTATCAAACCGCATTTGATAGGGGCGATTCTCCGGCGACTTTTGTCCCCGATGTGCCACGTAAATTCAACACAAAAGGCGCGAATGAAGCAGCAGCCGATACCACAGAAGAGCGTGAAGGCAAAGTATGGCGTCCCTCAAACTACACGACAAAATTTAATGGATTTATGACACTTAAAGACGCTCTTCGCACTTCGAGCAATCTTGCCACAATCAATCTCGTGGATCAAAATATTGGCTTTAATAGCCTCTATCAATCCCTTCAGCACGATGGCTTTGAGAATATCCCAGACAATATGTCTATCGTATTGGGTAGCTTTGAGCTCTCTCCCCTCGAAGTCGCAAAGCAGTATTCTATGTTTTCAAACTATGGCACAATTTTAAAGCCAACACTCATACAAGCCACGATTAATAGAAGTGGTGAGAATGTGTATAGCTCCCCTACAGAATCTAGTCATATTACCACCGCTGCGCAGGCGTTTTTGACGATTGATATTTTACGCGATGTGGTCAATCGTGGCACAGGCTCAAGGGCGCGTATAGTTGGTTTAGAGGTGGCTGGCAAAACAGGGACATCAAATCGCAATGTGGATGCGTGGTTTTGTGGATTCACACCCGATATACAAGCAATTGTATGGTATGGACGTGATGATAATACACCCATAGGACCAAATGAATCTGGCGGTATAGTCGCTCCCCCTGCATTTGCCTACTTTTTCTCTAAAGTCCTCACATTTGACCCTGGTATTACGCGTAGATTCAAAGTGCCCGAAGGTGTGAGGCAAAAAACGCTCGACTATGGCGATTTTTATTACACCGACAATTCACCAATTCCTACCAAAACACCCATTGTGAATCTTGACGAAGATATTTTGTTTTAA
- the guaB gene encoding IMP dehydrogenase gives MKIIQKALTFEDVLLIPAYSQILPQEVNTQTMLSKNIALNIPLISAAMDTVTEYRTAIAMARLGGIGIIHKNMDIATQVEQIKRVKKSESGVIVDPIYIRADSTLADAKAITDNYKISGVPVVDEYGKLIGILTNRDVRFEHNLNKLVGELMTKDSLVTAKVGTTLEEAKEIMHQNRIEKLPIVDENYTLKGLITIKDIQKRIEYPNSCKDNFGRLKVGAAIGVKQFERAEALTEAGADVLVLDCAHGHSVNAIKTLEKIKSKLAIDIIVGNVVTAQATQDLINAGADAIKVGIGPGSICTTRIVAGVGMPQISAIDSCAQVAKKHNVPIIADGGIKYSGDIAKALAVGASSVMIGSLLAGTEESPGDLIIYQGRQYKSYRGMGSLGAMTRGSADRYFQEGTAQDKLVPEGVEGRVPYRGKVGDVVHQLIGGLKSSMGYLGSKDMGELWEKAQFVEITSAGLRESHVHDVDITKEAPNYHG, from the coding sequence ATGAAAATCATACAAAAAGCTCTCACTTTTGAAGATGTCCTGCTTATCCCTGCGTATTCTCAAATCCTCCCCCAAGAGGTCAATACACAAACGATGCTAAGCAAAAATATCGCGCTTAATATCCCCCTTATAAGCGCGGCAATGGATACGGTTACAGAATATCGCACAGCTATTGCTATGGCGCGATTAGGAGGGATTGGGATTATTCATAAAAATATGGATATTGCCACGCAGGTAGAGCAAATTAAACGCGTGAAAAAAAGTGAAAGCGGTGTGATTGTTGATCCTATTTATATCCGTGCGGATAGCACTTTAGCTGATGCGAAAGCAATTACTGATAATTATAAGATTTCAGGTGTGCCGGTAGTTGATGAGTATGGCAAACTCATTGGAATCCTCACAAACCGAGATGTGCGCTTTGAACACAACCTCAATAAGCTCGTGGGTGAGCTAATGACAAAAGATTCACTTGTTACTGCTAAGGTTGGCACAACACTAGAAGAAGCAAAAGAAATTATGCATCAAAATAGAATCGAAAAACTCCCCATTGTCGATGAAAACTACACGCTAAAGGGACTTATCACTATTAAAGATATACAAAAACGTATAGAATATCCTAACTCCTGCAAGGATAACTTCGGGCGATTGAAAGTGGGGGCAGCTATTGGCGTGAAGCAGTTTGAGAGAGCAGAGGCACTAACAGAAGCTGGGGCTGATGTGCTCGTGCTTGATTGTGCGCACGGACATTCTGTCAATGCCATTAAAACTTTAGAAAAGATTAAATCCAAACTCGCCATTGACATCATCGTAGGCAATGTCGTAACAGCACAAGCCACACAGGATTTGATTAATGCAGGGGCTGATGCGATAAAAGTCGGTATAGGTCCGGGCAGTATCTGCACCACGCGCATTGTCGCGGGAGTGGGTATGCCTCAAATCTCTGCTATTGATTCGTGCGCACAAGTGGCAAAAAAGCATAATGTGCCAATCATTGCTGATGGAGGTATAAAATATTCGGGTGATATTGCTAAAGCACTTGCAGTTGGGGCTTCAAGCGTAATGATAGGCTCACTTCTAGCAGGGACTGAAGAATCACCGGGTGATTTGATTATCTATCAAGGCAGACAATACAAGAGCTATCGCGGTATGGGGAGTCTTGGCGCGATGACAAGGGGCAGTGCGGATAGATATTTCCAAGAAGGCACAGCACAGGATAAGCTCGTGCCAGAGGGTGTAGAAGGGCGTGTGCCATATCGTGGTAAAGTGGGCGATGTCGTTCATCAACTCATCGGTGGGCTCAAATCATCAATGGGCTATTTGGGTAGCAAGGATATGGGTGAATTGTGGGAAAAGGCGCAGTTTGTGGAGATTACCTCTGCGGGACTTAGAGAATCTCACGTGCATGATGTGGATATTACAAAAGAAGCACCAAACTACCACGGCTAA